The genomic stretch AAAAGGTGGCAAGCCTGGAGGACTTTGGAGTAAAGAGAAAGGAGAAAACATTCTTAAATAAAAAGGAGGTCTTATGGAAAGAGAGGATCGAGAAAAGATTAAAGAAATGGTTCTTCGGGCCTTCTCTTTTCGGCACGCCTGTAAAGAGTTTGACCCCGAGAGAAAGATCTCCGAGGACGATTTTGCCTTTATCTTGGAGGCGGCTCGACTGTCGCCAAGCTCTTTTGGTTTTGAACCTTGGTTCTTTTTGGTGGTTCAGGATCCTGATCTGCGTGAGAGGCTTCGAGAATTTACCTGGGGTGGGGAGAGACAGATCCCCACCTGTAGCCATTTGGTGATCTGTCTGGCCAGAAAGGGCTATTTCATGCGTTATGATAGCGGCTACATTTCCTACATGATGGAGGAAGTCCAAAAATTGCCTCCAGAGATAAGGGATCTTAAGCGTCAAAAATATCGGGAGTTTCAGGAAAACGACTTTCGGCTCCTGGAGAGTGAGCGGGCTCTATTTGACTGGTCCTGTAAGCAGACCTATATCGCTTTGGCCAATATGATGACAGCAGCGGCCATGATTGGCATAGATTCCTGCCCTATGGAGGGATTTAATCCGCAGAAGATTGATCAGATTCTTAAAGACCACCTGGGCATTGAGATTGACAAATTTGGGGTGGCCTATATGGTGGCCTTTGGCTATCGGTTGAAAGATCCTCGCCCCAAGACGAGGCAGACCCTTGAGCAGATAGTCAAATGGTATCCTTAAAGTTAGAGCGGTCATTTTTTGCTAGACGCTCGGGCCCCTTCCTTCTGCGACGGCCAGACACTGAGGAGAGATTACGTATCCTGGCTGAGGCCTCCAGGTTTGATTTGGCCGGTTCCTGTCATCGGGGCCCTGACGGCCGTGGCCGCCGCCGTGGTCCAGGGAATCGCTGGATCTATCCAGTCACCCTTCCTAATGGTCGCCGAATAACCCTTTTTAAAACCTTAGTCTCTAACGTCTGCGTCAGTGATTGTGCCTATTGCCCTCTGCGGGCCGATCAAGATCCGCAGCGGGTAAGCCTGAGCCCTAAGGAAATTGTAGCTATATTTATGGATTACCTCAGGCGGGGGTGGGTCAACGGAATCTTTATCAGCTCGGGTATCGTCGGTGATCCCGACACCACTATGGAGATTCTCATTCAAGTGGGCCGTATCTTGCGCTTTAAAGAGGGGTACCGGGGTTACCTTCACCTAAAGATTATCCCCGGTGCCAGTCAGGCAGCCATTGAGGAAACGGTCCAACTGGCTGATGCGGTTTCTATCAACATAGAGACTGCTGGTCTAAGAAACTTTAAACGTCTTAGCCAACGGAAAGATTATTTTCGGGATATCATTGCCCCCCTTAAGTATATTGCCCACCTCAGAGAGAGACTTAAAGACCGAGGCCAACGCCTTTCTCAAACCACCCAGTTTGTGGTCGGGGCTGCTGGAGAGACGGATCAAGAGATCCTGGCCTATTTAGAAGGCCTTTACCGCCGTCTTTCCCTCAATAGAGTTTATTTTTCTGCCTATCAGCCTGGGGCCGGTCGGCCTGATCTTCCGGGTGAAAGCTTGGCCACCAAGACGGATCTCCTCACCAGAGAACACAGACTCTATCAGGTGGATTTTTTGGTTCGCAAATATGGCTTCTCCGTGGCCGAGATCCCCTTAAATGAGAAGGGATTTCTACCCCTTGATCGAGATCCTAAAGAAGCCTGGGCCCAGGCTAATCCTGGTTTCTTTCCGGTAAATATTAACCGGGCCTCCCGGGAAGAGCTGCTTCGGGTCCCTGGCCTCGGACCGACTCTGGTTTCCCGAATCATTCGCCGAAGACGAGAGACTCGTCTAAAGAGCCTTAAGGGCTTGTGTCATCAAACGTGGCTCCTCAAAAAGGCCGCTCCCTATGTGACCTTTTAAGTACCCTCCGGTTTATGATGCCTTTTGGAGCCTTCCCAAAGGGAGATCATCTTGTATCTTGTGGAGCAGCAGAGGTAAGAAGTCCATGCCCCGGATACTTATCATCAGACCGAGTGCGATTGGTGATGTGGTGATGGCCTCAGCCATGCTGCCGGCGATCAAAAAGGCCTGGCCTCAGGTCTCGGTCTCCTGGGTCCTTGAACCGCATCTCTTAGATCTTCTGCGTTACCACCCGGCTATTGAAGAGGTTATCCCCTGGCCAAAGGCCAAGTGGCTTTCTCTCCTCCGGCAAGGGCGTTTTGTCCGGCTCTTAAAAGAACTTGTGTTTTTCTCCCGTCTTCTTCGCGAGCGGGAATACGATATGGCCCTGGAGACCACCGGGCTTTTAAAAGGGCGGCTTCTGGCCTATCTTTCTGGGGCTAGGGAACGGGTTGGTTTTGAATCCCGGGAGCCAGGACGCTTTTTGATGACCAGAGTCATCTCCCGTGGGCCTCAAAACCACTGGATAAGTTCCGAGTACCGCTATCTTCTTGAATCTCTGGGGATAGATACAGAGGATTTTCGTCCCTTCCTCTATCTACCGGGTGAACTTCGGGAAAGGGTAAGAGAATCCCTATTCAGATCGGGGATAAGAGAGGAGGCTTTTATTCTTTTCTGTCCCTTTACCACCCGTCCTCAGAAGCACTGGTTTCTTCAGCGCTGGATAGATCTGGCCCGGGTTATACGGGAGCGTTTATCTATGCCGGTGGTGCTTCTGGGGGGAGTAGGCGACCGGGAGTTGGCCCAAAAGTTTGGGCCTCTGGTTATCAACCTGGTGGGCCAGACTTCGCTTCTTGAAAGTGCGGCTGTGGTTTCGCTGGCCCGGGTGGTGGTAGGGGTGGACACTGGTCTTACCCATATGGGGGTGGCCCTTGATCGCCCCACAGTGGCCCTTTTTGGGGCCACCAGGCCTTATCTACACACCATGTTTTCCAGGGTCCGCATTCTTTACCGACCAAGGCCCTGTTCCCCCTGCCGACGTCGTGTTACCTGTGATCACCGCTACCCCTGTATGCGAGAGATCACCGTCAGAGAGGTTTTGACAAAGGTGACGGAACTCATCGAAGGAGATCATGGGGCTTAGGGTTTTACACGTAGAGATGGGGCGCCATCTTTATGGGGGGGCCCTGCAGGTTTTTTATCTTCTTCGGGGGCTGGCTGAAAGGGGCTACGAGAATATTCTCGTCTGTCAGCAGGGAAGTAGAATTCAGGATTTGGCCCGCGGGATAGCCCGGATAAAACCTATTGAGTGTCTGGGAGATCCTGATCCTCGCCTTCTTTGGCATCTGTTGACCATTATTCGTACGGAAGCTCCGGATATTTTTCATGTCCACAGCCGGCGGGGAGCCGATTTTTGGGGAGCCCTGGCGGCCAGGCTCACCAGGGCCAGGGCTGTTATCACCCGGCGCGTTGACAACCCGGAGCCAGTATGGATGGCCCGCTGGCGTTATGGCTCCTTTGCTCGGGTGATCACCATCTCCGAGGGGATAAAAAAGGTTCTCATGCGGGAGGGGATACCTGAAGAAAAAATCAGCTGTGTCCTCAGCGCCATTGATGTAGATCATTATGCCCGCCAGGCGGATCGGGGCTGGTTTGCCAGAGAGTTTTCCATCTCTCCCAAAGAACTGGCTGTGGGCATGGTGGCCCAATTTATCCCTCGCAAGGGTCATCAACTTTTGGTGACGGCGGCCCGGGGTATCATCTCCCGGAGAAAGGATGTGCGTTTTGTTCTCTGTGGTCGCGGTCCTTTGGAGAAGGAAATCCGGGACCAGGTGGTCAGGTGGGGGCTTGAAGGGCACTTTATCTTTGCCGGCTTCAGGGAGGATTTGCCCCGGGTTCTTCCGTGTTTTGATCTTTTGGTTCATCCGGCCTTTATGGAGGGCCTGGGGGTGGGGCTTGTCCAGGCGGCGGCTGCCGGGGTCCCTATTGTGGCCACCCGGGTAGGGGGAATCCCGGAGATTGTCCAGCACGGAGTAAACGGTCTTATCATCCCTCCGGGAGATGTGCGAGCCCTTGAAGAGGCCATAATGGAACTCTTGAATGATGGACCTAAACGAAAGAAGATGGCCCGGGCCGGAAGACGAATCGCTCGGGAAAGGTTTTCCCTTGAAAAGATGATCGAAGGAAATATCAAAGTCTATGAATCACTTATCCACAGCCGATAGGCATCCAGACCGACCGCTGGTGGCCATCTTTGCCTCTTTTTCTGGCCGCGGCGGGGTAGAGCGGATGCTTGTCAATTTGGCTGAAGGCCTGCTGGAACTGGGCTGCCGGGTAGATATTCTGGCCGTCAAGGATCGTAGTGAGTATCTCCAGGATCTGCCTGCTGGGGTAAGACTTATTCGACTAGGGACCACTCATACCTACGCCGCCCTTTTTCCCTTGGCCCAGTATATTCAGAGCCTGCGTCCGGCGGCCCTTCTTTCGGCCAAGAATCGGGCCAATCAGGTGGCTGTGGCTGCCAAGATTATGGCCCGGGTGCCCGTAAGGGTCGTCCTGCGCATGGGCACAACCACTTCGGCGGCCCTTAAGCAAAAATCCTCTCTAAGATTATGGTGGTGGTCGCTGGGAATGCGAATCACCTATCCCCGGGCCGATGCGGTCATTGCTGTCTCCAAGGGAGTGGCCGAGGATCTACGCCGATTGGCCCGGGTGCCAGAGAACAAGCTCAAGGTGGTGGCCAATCCGGTGATCACCCCTAGGCTGTTTGCTCTGGCCAAATCTCCCGCAACCCATCCCTGGCTAAAAGACAAGGACAGACCGGTGATTCTGGCTGCTGGCCGTCTTACCAGGCAGAAGGATTTCCCTACCCTGATCAGAGCCTTTGCCCAGGTTCGCCGCCAAATTCCCTCGCGCCTGATCATTCTCGGAGAGGGGGAAGATCGTTCTGTTCTTGAGTCCTTGATAAAGGACCTTGGCCTTGAAGGGCAGGTTGATCTGCCAGGATTTGTCCAGAATCCTTATGCCTATATGAGCCGGGCCGATATTTTCGTCCTTTCATCCCTTTGGGAGGGCTCCCCCAATGTGCTCACGGAGGCCCTGGCCTTAGGGGTTCCTTCTGTGGCCACGGATTGCCCCAGCGGCCCCCGGGAGATTCTGGCCGAAGGGCGTTACGGGGAGTTAGTTCCCATGGGTAATGCCTCCGCCCTGGCCCAAGCGATCTTGAGGACTTTAAGATCCCCCCTTCCTAGGGATTTGCTTAAGGAAGCCGTTCAGGAGTATCATCTGCGGTTCAGTGCCCAGAGATATCTGAAGATTCTTCTCGGGGAGGACTGATGCTTCTTTCCTTACGTTACAATTTCCTCTTTATCCACATCGCCAAGACCGGGGGAACCAGTGTTCGCTCGGCCCTGAACCGTTATGTCTGGCGGGATCCTTATCGGATTCTTTATTTCATATGTAGCCGTTTGAGCCACCTAAGTGGTCATCGCCTGGGGGTCAAATTTCCCCGTCATGCCAAGGCCATCGCTGCCCAAGAGATGCTCCCCAGAGAGCTCTTTGAACGCCTTTTTAAGTTCGCTTTTGTTCGTAACCCCTGGGACCTCCAGGTAAGTTCTTATCATCATATTCGCCGGGAGAGGCCCCACCTTCTTCAAGGTATTCCAGATTTTGAGTCTTTTTTGCGCTGGAAATTTGATCCCCGGCGGCCTTACCATTACATAATTGATACCTCTATCCAGCTTCAGTCTGATTATCTTATAGACCTTCATGGCAATATCATTGTGGATTTTATTGGTCGCTACGAACGCTTAGAGGAAGATTTTCAGGAGATCTGTCACCGGATTGGCATAAAGCCGCCACCTCTTCCCCATAAAAGGCGGGCCAAAGACCGCCGTCCCTATCAAGAGTATTACACTCCAGAGACGGCCGAACTGGTAGCCAAACACTTTCAGCGGGACATAGAGATGTTTGGTTACACCTTTGACTAAAGGGCCGGTCTTTTGCGGCGATTCTTAAGTTCTAGCTTCCAGAGGAAGCCAATGAGACTGTCTCCATAAGAGATGGCCTTGCGGGGAAGCTGAAAGGGGTCTTCTCCGGGACAGGCCGCCCCCCGGACACAAGTGGTCGCTGAGATATAACCGGCCTCCCTTACGGCGGCTACCGCTCGGAGGTCATAACTCCCGTAAGGATAACAGAAGTGTCTTATCTCCCGGCCCAGAAGGGCCTCCAGGGCCTCCTTGCTGCCAAAGATTTCTTCCCGGAGACGTCGATCATCGGTTTCAGCCAGCCGGATATGATTTATTCCGTGAGATCCAAAGTCCACTCCCTCCCGGGAGAGCCTGAGAATTTCTTCCCGACCGAGAAGCGGAGGGCAGGGACGACCATCGGCGGCAAACCATTGGGCCTTCTGGCCGATGAGCCCCGAGAGGAGATAGACAATGGCCGGAAAACCGTAGCGTTTGAGAACAGGAAAGGCATACTGGGAGAAGTTTAGATAGCCGTCGTCAAAAGTAAGGACAACAGTCCGGTGCGGCGCATGCCCTCTTTTAAGGCTCCAGAGAGCCTCATCAAGGCTTATTACCCGGTAGCGTAAGATCTTAAGAAGGGCCATCTGAGCAGTGAAGCGGCGAAAATGACAATAGGTTGAACGATGATCCTTCATGGGAGAGAAGTCACCAATCTGGTGATACATGAGTATGGAGATGCCCTTGGCCATCAGAGCCACCTCCTCTCCTCAAGAAGCTCCCGGTAAAGGGCCAGATATTGCTCGACTACTCTCTCCCGAGAGAACTCCTCCTTCAGACGACGGCGACCGGCTTTAACCAGCTCTTTAGCTAAGGTCTGATCCTTTAAGACAGTAAGCACTCCCTCAGCCAGGGCCCGGGGCTGGCCGCAAGGAACCTGCCAGACATCTTCTCCATGTCGAGTGATCTCCAAGGCTCCTCTGAACCGGGTAACGACAATGGGCCGTTCAAGGGCCCAGGCCTCAAGAATTACGTTGCCCAGGGTCTCAAGCTCCAGAGAGGGGAAGACAATAAGATCAGCCAGTTCCAGATAGGGTTCGGGGTGGGGTTGCCAGCCAGTCCAGATAATTCGGTCTTCTAGGCCTAAGGCCCGGGCTAATCCCTTCAGGGATGGGCCTAGGGGGCCGTCTCCAATCATTAAAAGAAAAAGCGGGCGTTGATCTACCTGGCGGGGCAGCCGCTCCATGGCCTCCAGGAGAAAGCGGTGCCCCTTGACCTCGATGAATCGGCCGGCGGTGGCCAAAATCAGGGCATCATCCGGAAGCCCCAGATCTTGACGCAACCTCTTTAGCTCCTCAGGGGGGGTCTTCTTTGGAGGATCAATAAAGTTTCCGATGTGATAGATCCGGCGGGCGGGGAAACCTCCGGCTACCAGATAATCACAGATTCCACGGGTGTTTCCTACCCAGGCGTGGGCATGGCGAAAGCTATCCAGCTTGTAGTAGCCCCCCAGGCGGGCGATGTGCACAGGGCCGCCTTTGTTTAGCCTGGTCAGCCGGGTGGCCCGTCCCATGTAGGTCTGGACGATATCTGGGTTGAGACGGGAGATAAGACGGGAGACAGCCCAGCGGGAGACCGGATCCCAGACAGTGCGAAATGGAAGTTCATAGAGAGCGATGTCCTGCGGCACCTGGGTAATGACCTCACTTTTATTTCTCAGCCCCAACCAGACCCGGCAGCCTCCTTCATTTAGGGCCGCGGTGAGGCGGAGGAAGAATCGCTCTGCCCCTCCCAGGCTTTTACTGGCTATAAGGTGTAAGGAGCTGACCTGACTGATCATCTCTTCGGTTGAACCGGGGCTTTAGGATGGATAAATGGCCCTTCAAGATAGATAGTCTTGGTTGGACAGGCGGAAAGACAGCGCAGACACCGAATACATTCTGGACTATCAAGCTCCTCGGGGATCTTAAGCCCGAGGGGACATATCTGCTGGCAAAGGTTACAGGATAGGCAATCTTTTTTTTGCCACCGGAGCCGGACAAGGCCGTATCTCTGGATAAGACCGTAAATCGCCCCCAGGGGGCATAAGGTGCGACAGAAAGGCCGGAAAAAGAAGATAGCCCCAACGGTAATGATCACGGCGATAACAAACTTGTTGAGGAAGAGAAGCCCGATCATCTGCCGGATCTCTGACTTCCAGAGGACATGGGGAATCCCGGCCTCAATGGTGCCGGCCGGACAGATATATTTGCAAAACCAGACCTGTCCGTAGCCAAAGCGATCCACCACCAGGGCCGGAAGAATAAAAACAAAAAAAATTAGAGTTAAGTATTTTCCGTAGGCCAGGGCCCGCGGAAGAATGAATTTTCTTCCCGGCAGACGCCACAGGAGTTCCTGGAAAAGGCCAAAGGGACAGAGCCAGCCACAGACAAATCTTCCTAAAAGGAGACCGTAGAGCAGCAGGGTTCCCAAGACATAAAAACCGGGCCTGGAGAGCCCATACACCCTGATCTCAGAAGCAAACCCTTGGAGACTTCCCAAAGGACAGGCCCAGAGGGCCGCCGGGCATGAATAGCAGTTAAGACCCGGGAAACAAATCCCCTTAAGGCGTCCTAAATAGATGGTTCCTGTGGAGAGAAAACCAAAATAGGCGTTGGCCAGCAGGGTCATGAGAAGCTGGATCCGAAGGCGCAGTCGATCCATGGGCTAGCCGATTCCTATGCAACTCAGACACAGCTGAGTGGCCCTCTTTACAACCTCGTCATACTCTCCCAGAAAAAGCCCTAAGGCTATCATTCCTAAGGCCAGGGCCAGGAGGAGAATTCTTCTCATGGGTTAAGTCGTTCCCGGACAGAGCTAATCTTGTCATCAAGGTGGACAACTTTATCTCGTCGGTCATCAATCTTAATGGCCGTGTAGACCCGCTGGCAACCTCGTTTAAAAGGGAGCTCATGGATTCTGCGGGCTAGGTCAAGAAGAGTGGAAACATCTCCCTCTACAATGGTGCCCATGTCGGTCATTTTAAAGGGTATTCCTTCGGCCTCAAGAAATCGAATGATGTCAACTACGTATTCCCCCAGACTGGTGGTTCCCGTGCCCAGAGGAATGACACTAATCTCCATCAGGGCCATGATTTAAACACCTCCAAGTTTTAGAATTCATAGACCTTAAACCCAGCCTGCCTTAAGGCCGCCGCTGTCACCCCCAGTGGATCAAGACCACAACTCGGGCTGCGGGACTTAAGGATGGCCCCTCGGATTTTAAGGGTTTGGGCCAGCTTTAAAACTTCTCTGGCTCCCCGGATAAAGGCCTCGCTGACATCCTCTCCTTGATTATTCAGGACTTGGGCCCTGCCTAAAAGCACCGCCAGACCATCCCCTCCTTTTATTTCGGCCGGCCTCCGGGGGGTAGGAAGACCGCCAAGTTGTTCGGGACAGACAGGGACAAGTCGCAAGTGTTTAATGAGACCATAGAGGGGAGGGTAGCTTTTACTTTGACCGTCGTAGCGGCAGTTTACTCCGAGAAGGCAGGCACTTATCAGGAAGGTATCAGAGGATCTCCACTGAAGGCTGGTCATCTTTCCGCTGGACTACCTCACCGATTACGTAGGCCTTCTCGCCCAGGGCCTTGAGCTGAAGAAGGGCGTCATCGATCTCCTCTGGAGGAAGAACTATGACCATACCAATGCCACAGTTAAAGGTTCGGTACATCTCTTCCTGGGGAACCCGGCCCTTTTCTTGAATAAAACGGAAGATGGCCGGCACCTCCCAAGAGTCCTTATGAATGACGGCCTTGGTGCTTTGGGGAAGGATGCGGGAGAGGTTATCGTAGAAACCACCCCCGGTGATGTGAGCGATACCCCGGACGTTGTATCCTTTAAGGAGGTGGAGGATAGGTTCCGCATATATCCTGGTGGGACGGAGGAGTTCTTCGGCCACCGAGGCGTTGATTTCGGGCACAAAATCCTGAGGGCCAAGGCCAAGCTCCTCAAAGAAGAGCTTTCTTACCAGAGAAAACCCGTTGCTGTGGAGGCCAGAGGAGGCCAAACCCAGAATTCGGTCTCCTACGGAAATCTCAGAACCATCGATGATTTTGTCCCTTTCTACCACCCCGACAACAAAGCCGGCCAGGTCATAGTCTCCCGGCTGATACATTCCGGGCATCTCTGCTGTCTCGCCTCCAAGCAGAGCGCAACCGGCCGCTTTGCATCCCTGGACAATACCCTCAATAATAGCCAAGGCAGTCTCTTGTTCCAGACGCCCGCAGGCTAAGTAATCAAGAAAGAACAGGGGTTCGGCCCCGCAAACCAGGATGTCATTGACACACATGGCCACCAGATCAATGCCTATAGTCTGGTGGCGGTTGGCCATGATGGCCACCTTGATTTTGGTGCCTACCCCATCGGTAGAGGATACCAGGATGGGTTGATGGTACTTTTCGGTATCCAGGGCAAAGAGTCCGGCGAAGCCTCCTAAGGGGGCCAGGACTCCCCGTCGGTGGGTGGAGGCCGCCAGGGGTTTTATGGATTCAACCAAACGGTTGGCAGCTTCAATATCCACCCCGGCCTCTTTATAGCGAGACATCAGGCCTCCTTTTTCCGCACGCTAATAAGCGTAAAGCTTTCCATAGGGCCGGTGGGTGGCCGGCTGAATCTTCTCAAAGGGTACACTTAAGATTTCTTTTAGATCTAAATTGAAGTCCTGACAATACTCTCGGAGGTACCCCTCAAGAAGACGGTAGTCATTTTCATCGGCCTTGGTCGGAGAGAGTCCTTTACCAAGCTGTTCTTTGGGAGCCCCTCCCCGGATGTAGATGGTCCCTCCGTGCATACCCGTGCCCAGATAGATGCCGGCAATGGGTCTCTGAGGATAGATACTATTTATCCCTAGAAGGATAATGATCCCTCCGGCCATATATTCACCCAGAAAGTCTCCGGCCTTGCCCCCGATAATAATTACCGGAATTTTGTCCATGTAAGCCTTCATGTGGATTCCCACCCTATAGCCTACATCTTGACGGACATGGATCTTGCCTCCCCGCATTGCGTATCCCAGGACATCTCCAGCCATCCCGTGGACGATAATCTTCCCATCGTCCATGGTGTTTCCTGCACCGTCCTGGACGTTTCCATAGACGGTTACCCGGGGGCCCTTCATAAAGGCTCCCAGATCCTGCCCCGGGGTGCCGAAGATATCCATCGTAATGGGGCCAGAGAGGCCGTCGGCCAGATAACGGTGGCCATTAACATTACGGAGGACAAACTCTCTTTCTCCCTGGGCCACGGCCTGGCGGATCATCTTATTAAGGACTCGATAATGAATGTTCTTAGCGTCTATTTCCATGACAGGACTCCTGTCTAGGATTCACTTGTTTTCCGGAAGGATACAGGCCTTGTAAAGAGGGCTGTCTTCCGGAAGCAGATAGGTACGCTGATTGGGAATGACTCCGGGCTCAAGTTCTACAATGAGAGGCTCTCCAGCCTTGGGGGCCCAGATGTGTTCGGGGTCAGGGCAGATGGCCCGGATGGCACTCTCCTCACTGGCCATAAAGACCATATCTCCCTTCTCGGCCGCCACCAGTGGTCTTAGCTTTACCCGGTCATTAAGACCTACCAGACCGCCATTGTAGGCAAAAAGGATAGCAAAAGGGCCATTTAAGAGGGCGCTTCCATAAACGGCCCTGATGGCCGTAAGGAGCTCTCTTTTTTCGGGATCCATCCGATCTATCTCCTCCCAGAAGGGAGGAGCAAAGACCATACAGGCCATCTCCATCGGGAGCTGGTGTCTTCTGATGAGAAGATCAAGAAGATAGGCCACCACCTCGGTATCTGTAAGGAGGGTGCAGTGATAGCCAAACATCTCCAGGTAGCGTTTATTTATGCCATAGGAAGAGAGCTCTCCATTGTGAACAATGGACCAATCAAGGATAGTAAATGGGTGAGCTCCTCCCCACCAACCGGGTGTGTTGGTCGGGAAGCGATTGTGGGCTGTCCAGATATAACCGGCGTACTCATCTATCCGGTAAAATTCGGCGATCTCATCGGGAAAACCCACCCC from Thermosulfuriphilus ammonigenes encodes the following:
- a CDS encoding NAD(P)H-dependent oxidoreductase, whose amino-acid sequence is MEREDREKIKEMVLRAFSFRHACKEFDPERKISEDDFAFILEAARLSPSSFGFEPWFFLVVQDPDLRERLREFTWGGERQIPTCSHLVICLARKGYFMRYDSGYISYMMEEVQKLPPEIRDLKRQKYREFQENDFRLLESERALFDWSCKQTYIALANMMTAAAMIGIDSCPMEGFNPQKIDQILKDHLGIEIDKFGVAYMVAFGYRLKDPRPKTRQTLEQIVKWYP
- a CDS encoding radical SAM protein: MVSLKLERSFFARRSGPFLLRRPDTEERLRILAEASRFDLAGSCHRGPDGRGRRRGPGNRWIYPVTLPNGRRITLFKTLVSNVCVSDCAYCPLRADQDPQRVSLSPKEIVAIFMDYLRRGWVNGIFISSGIVGDPDTTMEILIQVGRILRFKEGYRGYLHLKIIPGASQAAIEETVQLADAVSINIETAGLRNFKRLSQRKDYFRDIIAPLKYIAHLRERLKDRGQRLSQTTQFVVGAAGETDQEILAYLEGLYRRLSLNRVYFSAYQPGAGRPDLPGESLATKTDLLTREHRLYQVDFLVRKYGFSVAEIPLNEKGFLPLDRDPKEAWAQANPGFFPVNINRASREELLRVPGLGPTLVSRIIRRRRETRLKSLKGLCHQTWLLKKAAPYVTF
- a CDS encoding glycosyltransferase family 9 protein, with amino-acid sequence MPRILIIRPSAIGDVVMASAMLPAIKKAWPQVSVSWVLEPHLLDLLRYHPAIEEVIPWPKAKWLSLLRQGRFVRLLKELVFFSRLLREREYDMALETTGLLKGRLLAYLSGARERVGFESREPGRFLMTRVISRGPQNHWISSEYRYLLESLGIDTEDFRPFLYLPGELRERVRESLFRSGIREEAFILFCPFTTRPQKHWFLQRWIDLARVIRERLSMPVVLLGGVGDRELAQKFGPLVINLVGQTSLLESAAVVSLARVVVGVDTGLTHMGVALDRPTVALFGATRPYLHTMFSRVRILYRPRPCSPCRRRVTCDHRYPCMREITVREVLTKVTELIEGDHGA
- a CDS encoding glycosyltransferase — its product is MGLRVLHVEMGRHLYGGALQVFYLLRGLAERGYENILVCQQGSRIQDLARGIARIKPIECLGDPDPRLLWHLLTIIRTEAPDIFHVHSRRGADFWGALAARLTRARAVITRRVDNPEPVWMARWRYGSFARVITISEGIKKVLMREGIPEEKISCVLSAIDVDHYARQADRGWFAREFSISPKELAVGMVAQFIPRKGHQLLVTAARGIISRRKDVRFVLCGRGPLEKEIRDQVVRWGLEGHFIFAGFREDLPRVLPCFDLLVHPAFMEGLGVGLVQAAAAGVPIVATRVGGIPEIVQHGVNGLIIPPGDVRALEEAIMELLNDGPKRKKMARAGRRIARERFSLEKMIEGNIKVYESLIHSR
- a CDS encoding glycosyltransferase; protein product: MNHLSTADRHPDRPLVAIFASFSGRGGVERMLVNLAEGLLELGCRVDILAVKDRSEYLQDLPAGVRLIRLGTTHTYAALFPLAQYIQSLRPAALLSAKNRANQVAVAAKIMARVPVRVVLRMGTTTSAALKQKSSLRLWWWSLGMRITYPRADAVIAVSKGVAEDLRRLARVPENKLKVVANPVITPRLFALAKSPATHPWLKDKDRPVILAAGRLTRQKDFPTLIRAFAQVRRQIPSRLIILGEGEDRSVLESLIKDLGLEGQVDLPGFVQNPYAYMSRADIFVLSSLWEGSPNVLTEALALGVPSVATDCPSGPREILAEGRYGELVPMGNASALAQAILRTLRSPLPRDLLKEAVQEYHLRFSAQRYLKILLGED
- a CDS encoding sulfotransferase family 2 domain-containing protein, which produces MLLSLRYNFLFIHIAKTGGTSVRSALNRYVWRDPYRILYFICSRLSHLSGHRLGVKFPRHAKAIAAQEMLPRELFERLFKFAFVRNPWDLQVSSYHHIRRERPHLLQGIPDFESFLRWKFDPRRPYHYIIDTSIQLQSDYLIDLHGNIIVDFIGRYERLEEDFQEICHRIGIKPPPLPHKRRAKDRRPYQEYYTPETAELVAKHFQRDIEMFGYTFD
- a CDS encoding polysaccharide deacetylase family protein — encoded protein: MAKGISILMYHQIGDFSPMKDHRSTYCHFRRFTAQMALLKILRYRVISLDEALWSLKRGHAPHRTVVLTFDDGYLNFSQYAFPVLKRYGFPAIVYLLSGLIGQKAQWFAADGRPCPPLLGREEILRLSREGVDFGSHGINHIRLAETDDRRLREEIFGSKEALEALLGREIRHFCYPYGSYDLRAVAAVREAGYISATTCVRGAACPGEDPFQLPRKAISYGDSLIGFLWKLELKNRRKRPAL
- a CDS encoding glycosyltransferase, with protein sequence MISQVSSLHLIASKSLGGAERFFLRLTAALNEGGCRVWLGLRNKSEVITQVPQDIALYELPFRTVWDPVSRWAVSRLISRLNPDIVQTYMGRATRLTRLNKGGPVHIARLGGYYKLDSFRHAHAWVGNTRGICDYLVAGGFPARRIYHIGNFIDPPKKTPPEELKRLRQDLGLPDDALILATAGRFIEVKGHRFLLEAMERLPRQVDQRPLFLLMIGDGPLGPSLKGLARALGLEDRIIWTGWQPHPEPYLELADLIVFPSLELETLGNVILEAWALERPIVVTRFRGALEITRHGEDVWQVPCGQPRALAEGVLTVLKDQTLAKELVKAGRRRLKEEFSRERVVEQYLALYRELLEERRWL
- a CDS encoding 4Fe-4S binding protein gives rise to the protein MDRLRLRIQLLMTLLANAYFGFLSTGTIYLGRLKGICFPGLNCYSCPAALWACPLGSLQGFASEIRVYGLSRPGFYVLGTLLLYGLLLGRFVCGWLCPFGLFQELLWRLPGRKFILPRALAYGKYLTLIFFVFILPALVVDRFGYGQVWFCKYICPAGTIEAGIPHVLWKSEIRQMIGLLFLNKFVIAVIITVGAIFFFRPFCRTLCPLGAIYGLIQRYGLVRLRWQKKDCLSCNLCQQICPLGLKIPEELDSPECIRCLRCLSACPTKTIYLEGPFIHPKAPVQPKR
- a CDS encoding CD1871A family CXXC motif-containing protein — translated: MRRILLLALALGMIALGLFLGEYDEVVKRATQLCLSCIGIG
- a CDS encoding MTH1187 family thiamine-binding protein, which translates into the protein MALMEISVIPLGTGTTSLGEYVVDIIRFLEAEGIPFKMTDMGTIVEGDVSTLLDLARRIHELPFKRGCQRVYTAIKIDDRRDKVVHLDDKISSVRERLNP
- a CDS encoding DUF523 domain-containing protein, giving the protein MTSLQWRSSDTFLISACLLGVNCRYDGQSKSYPPLYGLIKHLRLVPVCPEQLGGLPTPRRPAEIKGGDGLAVLLGRAQVLNNQGEDVSEAFIRGAREVLKLAQTLKIRGAILKSRSPSCGLDPLGVTAAALRQAGFKVYEF